A stretch of DNA from Acanthochromis polyacanthus isolate Apoly-LR-REF ecotype Palm Island chromosome 21, KAUST_Apoly_ChrSc, whole genome shotgun sequence:
attatttcagCGATCCATCCCGTTGTCATCTGACGGCTGCTGCCTTTGGAAACACATAAGCCTCAGACGCTCGCAGAAGTCAAGTTCTTCCTGTTGGAAACAAACAAgtgacaataaaaagaaatgtacGAAACCTAAACCTCAACTatggaaattttaaaaacaaactgaaaaatttCGCGATAATTTATTACAATAGTTTATATTCCAGTAACTGCTACTAGTTAGCACTTTTAAATAAAAGTGGGCAAAAGTTGGATGACTTTGGTTTAGATTCACTATTGTTCACAACAATATTTCAATAACTCCAGATTGCTTGCAGTTGTAgatttaaacatgaaaaaaataaacatttccatgtacagaaacacacacaatctatagccactttattaggtCCACCTTTGAAATCAAATGTGATACAATACAACAGTTCTTTTATGAAATTCTACTTTTAAAGCTTAAAACTGTTCAGTTTTGGCTGACAGAAAGGTGATCATTCTAGTTTGAATTTATTACTGAGGTCATAGTGAGTGATGATGGTGTACTGGACTGgattaaattatttattaactTACTTAAATTATTTTCAATACTTAAACCCTGTTTTACTGAAACGACTCAAAGACATGACTTACCTGACTTTCATCTTTTCCCTGAAGCTCTTTGGCTCGCTGTCGGAGTAACTCCTCCAAACCCAGACCAGGATTCCTGCAGTCTTTGAGCCCTTGAGGAAAGTCTTCCACCAGACTAGAAAACATAGAACAAAGGTTAGACAAGACAGCTAATAAGATCATAAATTAACGCAAAGGTAGAAAAAGTCTCTTACCAGCAAAGGGCACCGAGTACATGTTCATGGAAAGGTGAATGTGGAGTACGAAGAACTGATACCAGCTGCTGCACCATACCCATAGAGACAACTGTGTCTGCAGGTGGAAATAAACAAGATTGTGATCAATCAGAGCcagaatgaatgaaagtgttcacAGGGAAGGATGGTACcaaactttattaatctcaaaTGTGCCACATTTTGCTCAGAAAAAAGGGAGACATAAACATaagaaattcaccaaaaaaaagttgaaaaggGCATCTCACAGAcaaacataagaaaaaaaacaaaaaagaagacttCATCATTAAAAATGAGAGTGGCACTACTCAAGAGATAAAATGGAACCTTATAGAAATACATGAGAGATTTTGAAGAGTTGCAGGTAGAGGGAGCAGTAAACCCACAGCAGTCTTGGAACTGCTTTAGAAATTAGTCATATAAATGAAATGCTGAGTCatatagacatttttaaaacagtgctccttttaaacagaaaatatttttaaaggtaGACTAATTAAACAATATAAAGCATCATGTCCTTAACTGACAAAATGAGCAGAGATCCTTTACTGGCTTAAAGCACAAGTTCAAACTTGCAATGAATTTTATtatctttggtcattttttcatataTAATACTCCTGAATGAAGACAACTAATTCAATTAAAGATGTTTCATATCCAAGAGACTCTCCTCTCACTGTTACCCTCCTCTGAAGAGCTGCTAAACTCAAGAGAAACTGGAGGACTGTCAACCTAAAAGACGGCTATCAGGCCAAAGAAAAATCACTACAGAGATAATTTGACAAACGGCTCTGTCCTGTCTCATTTGTACCTTTCTGTTCGGGGTGTGATGTCAGCAGATTGAGCAACAGGAAAGCTGACTTGGTCCTGAGCTTCTCGTTCTCCGACTGCATGCCTCTCATCAGCACTGAGAAACCATCATGGGACAGGAAGGCCTGAAGTCCTGCATCCTGCTCTCGGACCAGACCTACAATCACAACAACATATAGTTTGGTGCTCATGTGTACAGCAAACAAATTAGCCTAAACGCTGTGACCACATCTGTCTAACGTGCTGTTGGTCCTTCACAGGCTACCAAAACATCATCAAGTCACCGAGGCTTCTGAAGGTACCTCAGACCATTTGGAGCAAGGTGCATTCAGTAGATTACATTGTCTTTACGACACCTTTATTATATCTCTATTTTTTAGCCTCATGGCACTTTTGTAATTCTTATCCAGCTTCTTTTGTGCCTCATCTGTATCCAGCTGCTGGAACGTGTAAATTTCCCTGGTGAGAGATGGAAAACctgtattttatcttatcttgtaGATACTTTAGGTCCTGTGAGTTGAGACTTGGAGCAGCAGCAAATCGGATTAGTTCTGGCACATCTTCAAGCAAACTGTCAATCATCAGAGGTCCAACAAGTCAACTATAAGAACTAAGTCTTCACTTAAAGTCTAATCTTCCAGGCCCTGACATTTGCCTCATCTGCGTGTGGTCAGAATGTTTGGCCTCATATTGAACGGCACAAACAAATGCAACTTGATAATGTGTTTTCCTAATTTCTaatacatgtttgaagcttcacTCACATGAGACGGCGTAAAGGGCTTTTACTCTGACGGTGGGATGCGGGTCTGAATctgtcagctgcagcagctttggcAGAGCCCTGATGTTCAGCAAGTGGACCTGCACCTGCGGCATGTTCTGGGCACAGGAGGCAATGAGCTCGGCTGCACGCCACCTCAGCCCACTTTGGATGTGACACAGATACTGGGAGACGCACAAATCCAGTCCACCAAGAGTCAACAGGTCTGTAAAGCGCAGAAATAGGACACAGTCAGGATAGTCAGCGCATACTATAACCTCTATCTGAGAATATCAGCTTCAACATCACTTATTACACACCTCTTGCATTGTCCAGGTTCTCACACAACTCTGACAACATCTCAAAGGCCGATTCTCGCTCATCTTCATCACCTTCTTCCCTCTCTTCCTCGCCTTCTCTCTCCTGCTCACTGCCTTCCTCTTTATGTAGAATGGCCAAACACTGCTTCATCTGCTCCACTTCATCCATCTGTCCTTTGCAAACATCTGCAAGAGCCTCCCTCAGCCACGTTTTCCtctggaataaaaaaaagaaagtaag
This window harbors:
- the hspbp1 gene encoding hsp70-binding protein 1; this encodes MSEDRQGRRYPQNLQGVLQLAVDAGSAAEGPTPVEPMSEERKTWLREALADVCKGQMDEVEQMKQCLAILHKEEGSEQEREGEEEREEGDEDERESAFEMLSELCENLDNARDLLTLGGLDLCVSQYLCHIQSGLRWRAAELIASCAQNMPQVQVHLLNIRALPKLLQLTDSDPHPTVRVKALYAVSCLVREQDAGLQAFLSHDGFSVLMRGMQSENEKLRTKSAFLLLNLLTSHPEQKDTVVSMGMVQQLVSVLRTPHSPFHEHVLGALCCLVEDFPQGLKDCRNPGLGLEELLRQRAKELQGKDESQEELDFCERLRLMCFQRQQPSDDNGMDR